The following proteins are co-located in the Haloterrigena turkmenica DSM 5511 genome:
- a CDS encoding iron-containing alcohol dehydrogenase gives MSLGDYTLTFPIWVEFGNGSSENIGSIVDSQGWEKALIVTDQGILDAGLVDGIQTSLTAEGIEYATYDGVEPNPTAGMVDEATELLEREGCDFIVSVGGGSSIDVGKGASLMATNPGEIADYEVTSAEEVMEEPIENHPLPLVTVPTTAGTGSEVDYWAVITDEEREFKMALGQSPLYPGGPYLGAEISLVDPALTETLPPRQTAATGFDAFSHALENHVSSARPPLVEPLTKHVMGLVSEHLPAAYEDGELEAREQMMFGSHVAGICENFAGFGAIHSLAETTGGMYPEIPHGEAIAAYTPAVMRYNIEAVPGRYAEVAEAMDVDVSGLSDEEAAREAVDAVEDLIDRVDLPSSLRELGVAEDDLPAIAEKSLDTIEIHDNPRDADADDLLEVARDAY, from the coding sequence GGGTCGAATTCGGGAACGGGTCCAGCGAGAACATCGGATCGATCGTCGATTCTCAGGGCTGGGAGAAGGCACTGATCGTCACGGATCAGGGGATCCTCGACGCCGGCTTGGTTGACGGGATCCAAACGTCGCTCACTGCCGAAGGCATCGAATACGCTACCTACGACGGAGTCGAGCCCAACCCGACGGCCGGGATGGTCGACGAAGCGACCGAACTGTTGGAGAGAGAGGGATGTGACTTCATCGTCTCCGTCGGCGGCGGAAGTTCGATCGACGTCGGAAAGGGCGCGTCGCTGATGGCGACCAATCCGGGAGAGATCGCCGATTACGAAGTGACGTCGGCCGAGGAGGTAATGGAGGAACCGATCGAGAACCACCCCCTCCCGCTGGTGACGGTACCGACGACCGCCGGAACCGGCAGCGAGGTCGACTACTGGGCCGTTATCACCGACGAAGAACGCGAGTTCAAGATGGCCCTCGGCCAATCGCCGCTGTACCCGGGCGGACCGTACCTGGGCGCCGAAATATCGCTGGTCGATCCCGCCCTGACGGAGACGCTACCGCCGAGACAGACCGCCGCGACCGGTTTCGACGCCTTCTCCCACGCGCTCGAGAATCACGTGTCGTCCGCCCGCCCGCCCCTCGTCGAACCGCTGACCAAACACGTGATGGGACTCGTCTCGGAACACCTCCCCGCCGCCTACGAGGACGGTGAGCTGGAGGCGCGCGAGCAGATGATGTTCGGCTCTCACGTGGCGGGGATCTGCGAGAACTTCGCCGGATTCGGAGCGATCCACTCCCTGGCCGAAACGACCGGCGGAATGTATCCCGAAATTCCACACGGTGAGGCCATCGCCGCGTACACCCCCGCAGTGATGCGATACAACATCGAAGCCGTTCCCGGACGATACGCCGAAGTCGCCGAAGCGATGGACGTGGACGTTTCCGGGTTATCCGACGAGGAGGCCGCGAGGGAAGCGGTGGACGCCGTAGAGGACCTCATCGACAGGGTCGACCTCCCCTCGAGCCTCCGCGAACTCGGCGTCGCGGAGGACGATCTCCCCGCGATCGCGGAGAAGTCGTTGGACACGATCGAGATCCACGACAACCCCCGAGACGCGGACGCCGACGACCTCTTGGAAGTCGCTCGGGACGCGTACTGA
- a CDS encoding aldehyde dehydrogenase family protein, whose amino-acid sequence MASETVSGQLRENHAEARDRVEDISTFDSWIDGSRYETDEVVETTDPVVGEPITAIPRCGSSEVDTAVDAAWRAFDEEWSETTPAERSRRMFEWIDVLRDHVDELAFLECVDTGKPMSQARGEVEGAIGTLEYYASICQGQSQDGRQVSTSEDLHLYTRKEPYGVVGQITPWNFPVWAAAWKLGPALGTGNATVLKPSAEAPLTTIRIAELSEGIFPDGVLNVVTGTGSEAGGALTEHDRVRKISFTGSVGVGQRVMQAAAENVAPVTLELGGKSPFIVFPDADLEKAVSAVADGIFYSTGEICDAFSRAIVHESVHEEFVDRFVEKAESYTLGDPLDEETTMGPLTTESQYETVTEYIDVGESEGATLLTGGGPPDDSDLRDGWFVKPTVFDDVENDMRIAREEIFGPVQTINTFSSYDEAIELANDTEFGLAAGIATERTSVVHNAAADIEAGLVYVNEYGPILPQAPYGGFKESGIGKDLGTEVLDHYQQTKSVYVNLDEPEL is encoded by the coding sequence ATGGCATCAGAGACTGTTAGCGGCCAGTTACGGGAGAATCACGCGGAAGCCAGAGACCGGGTCGAGGATATCAGCACGTTCGACTCGTGGATAGACGGATCTCGATACGAGACCGACGAGGTCGTCGAGACCACCGATCCCGTCGTCGGTGAACCGATCACCGCGATTCCGCGCTGCGGCTCGAGTGAGGTCGATACGGCAGTCGACGCCGCGTGGAGAGCGTTCGACGAGGAGTGGTCGGAGACGACCCCTGCCGAACGATCTCGGCGCATGTTCGAATGGATCGACGTGCTCCGCGATCACGTCGACGAGCTGGCGTTCCTGGAGTGCGTAGACACCGGGAAGCCGATGTCGCAGGCTCGAGGAGAGGTCGAAGGGGCGATCGGAACCTTAGAATACTACGCGTCGATCTGTCAGGGCCAGAGTCAGGACGGGAGACAGGTGTCTACGTCCGAGGATCTGCACCTCTACACGCGGAAGGAGCCTTACGGCGTGGTCGGACAGATCACGCCGTGGAACTTCCCGGTCTGGGCGGCCGCGTGGAAGCTCGGGCCCGCGCTCGGGACGGGGAACGCGACCGTGCTGAAGCCGTCGGCCGAGGCCCCGCTGACGACGATCCGCATCGCCGAACTGTCCGAGGGTATCTTCCCGGACGGCGTGCTTAACGTCGTAACCGGGACCGGATCAGAGGCCGGCGGTGCGCTGACTGAACACGATCGGGTCCGCAAAATCTCGTTCACCGGCAGCGTCGGCGTCGGACAGCGAGTGATGCAGGCGGCCGCCGAAAACGTTGCCCCAGTTACGTTGGAGCTCGGCGGGAAGTCGCCGTTTATCGTGTTTCCCGACGCCGACTTGGAGAAGGCGGTTTCCGCCGTCGCCGACGGTATCTTTTACAGCACGGGGGAGATCTGTGACGCGTTCTCTCGAGCGATCGTTCACGAGAGCGTTCACGAGGAGTTCGTCGACCGGTTCGTCGAGAAGGCCGAGTCCTACACGCTCGGGGATCCGCTCGACGAGGAGACGACGATGGGACCGCTCACTACCGAGTCCCAGTACGAGACGGTCACGGAATACATCGACGTTGGTGAGAGTGAAGGCGCGACCCTGCTTACGGGCGGTGGACCGCCGGACGATTCCGATCTCCGGGACGGCTGGTTCGTCAAACCGACGGTGTTCGACGACGTGGAGAACGATATGCGCATCGCTCGGGAGGAAATCTTCGGGCCCGTACAGACGATCAACACGTTCTCCAGCTACGACGAGGCGATCGAACTCGCGAACGACACCGAGTTCGGGCTCGCAGCGGGCATCGCGACCGAGCGGACGTCCGTCGTCCACAACGCGGCGGCGGACATCGAAGCGGGGCTCGTGTACGTCAACGAGTACGGTCCGATCCTGCCGCAGGCTCCGTACGGCGGCTTCAAGGAGTCGGGTATCGGAAAAGATCTGGGCACGGAGGTGCTCGACCACTACCAGCAGACGAAATCGGTCTACGTCAATCTCGATGAGCCGGAACTCTGA